The Denticeps clupeoides chromosome 16, fDenClu1.1, whole genome shotgun sequence DNA segment TCCATTTTATACATTGAAACTTTGAAAGCTGCTGTAAGATTTTGCCACCTGCATAGTAAATAAGTGTGTACCATTATCATTTATTCAactcaggggtcagaggtcaactgAAAGGAAGCTGGAATAATCAGGATTTTTCTGACGAAAAGAAAAGTTAGACTTACCCACGCATGTAGTAAACACCTGCATGGATTCAACACCAGATGAGTTTTAATATTCAACAGTTCATATAAACTGAATTACTGATGAATATTGAGGTTACTTACATAAAGCAAGACAGCCACAAAGCAGGAAACACTCAAACGGGAAAACCACCAAGCGCAGGTCTTCTACCGTCCGCTCTCCACGTTCTAATCATCACACATGAAACCATCATATTACATGTAAAGATCAGTTCACCATCCTGCACGGTCCACTGTGAAGAGTCCGGTGGATCATTGTTCACCTGCTTTCATTATTAGTTCTGTAGCCAGAGTGATGGAATTTACTGCACAGAGACCCACAGTTCCTGACATGTAGAGAATCCGTCGAGGTTTTTCTACaaccaacaaaacaaatcagaaaaaaGTAGAGAAAACCTGACCTGATCCACAGAAACAACTGCTGCTTCATCTGGAAGCAGCAGCTTAGATTTGAACTCGTCCTGTAATGCCTGgagttccaccaggtggcgcagtAGGCGAAGGTGGAGCTGAAGGTCTTTACCCTGACTTGTCctgtaaatgagcggtcaggtgatgcTCTTCTACTAGccagaaagatgcaaaaatgttgaGGAGAAGCGGAGTTGAAACGGACTCGAGTCTCTGCTCCATGActcaatttcagaaagagatttCAGATAAATTGatacacattaaatatattattgatttatttatcaataataataatacaatttatatttaatatatcaacTTTGTatcaaattaaatatattttatacaggtgTACAGAGGGATGTGTGACCAGAGAGACGCATGACCAGAGGGACACATGATCAGAGGGACGGAAGGGACGTGTGACCAGAGAGACGCATGTCCAGAGGGACGCATGAACAGAGGGACGTATGTCCAGGGAGATGAATGACCAGAGGGGCATATGACTGGTGGAATGCATGACCAGAGGGACATGTGACTGGAGGCCAAggtcccgaaccaccaaggtaccatccccacacattgctgaCTGGAGGGACATATGACTGGTGTGACACATGCCTGGAGGGACGTATGACCAGAGGGACGCATGACCGGAGGGACGCATAACCGGAAGGATGCATGACCGTAGAGGGACGCATAACCGGAGGGACGTATGACCAGAGGGACGCATAACTGCAAGAACACATGACCGGAGGGACGCATGACCAGAGGGACGTATGTCCAGGGAGATGAATGACCAGAGGGGCGTATGACTGGTGGAACGCATGACCAGAGGGACATGTGACCGGAGGCCAAggtcccgaaccaccaaggtaccatccccacatatTGCTGACCGGAGGGACATATGACTGGTGGGACGCATGCCTGGAGGGACGTATGACCAGAGGGACGCATAACCGGAGGGACGTTTGACCAGAAGTCTGCGGAACTGAATTTGTTTtgcattaaacaaacaacaacaagtAAACATGTGACATTGAACAACAGAACTACAGACTGTGGTGAGGACAGTACCAGCAAATTTGGGTTCAAACACGCGATCCAAAATCTCACAAAGAGACAGGATCTGAAGCAGGACGAGTACAGACAGCAAACCAGCAGTCCCTGTAATCACACAGACCAACATGAGTAACATTCAAACACCATAtaacatatttcatataaaaacaAAGCATAAATTAGGGATTAAAAGGATctattaaatcattttcaatgctacgattttattttttgttgaatGGTCCCACTAATAATATCAGTTAGTCGttgatattttataataatgttacacataaatattctatttaaacTTTTTACATATGCATAACTCACTAGCTACATGTAACATGTTAATTGATTAAATTTAAGAGCTATGGGCTCTTATGGGCTCTTTATATAAGATTATATAATTCGTAAATTAAAATATCATACCTTCATAATTTTTCAAGTCCTGACAgtaaaaattcagaaaaaacGCACAGAGTACGAGATGTGCAAGAACCAAAAATACTTTGCAAATCCTTTTGCTTTTATCTGAAActataaataagaaatataagtTGTGTATAAGAGTTAAGACATTGCTATTAAGCTGTAATCATGTCACTGATGTCTGACCTTGGAGACGGTGACGCCCTCTCATGTTTGTATTAAAGCTTGAAAGTATATATTTCAACAGTGGCTCCAGtgccagcagtaccatcagtgccAGCAGTACCAACTGTACCAGCTGTGCCACCAGTGCGGTTAGTATCTGGCCTGAAATCAGAAAAGAAGATGATGAGTTTACTGCACAGCAGATATTTAAAATGAGGAAATTACATTCTTCAGAATTATGCTCTTAATTTATTCCAGTTTATTTTCCACTGTCCCCTGAtattgaaaattaaataaataatgtctgACTGATATAttttacttacttttatttCTAGATCGAGATACAATTAACaagattaaaaagtaaaatggatCCAAACACAGAATAAGCGTGGTTCTGATCATCCGATGTCTTCTAGTTTCTACATTccaaaaatgacaacaataaaaatgttattaccACGATGTGTCTTCCCTTCATCACACACATATCTAGTTTTATTCCTCCC contains these protein-coding regions:
- the LOC114765586 gene encoding uncharacterized protein LOC114765586 isoform X1, with protein sequence MMRGMSGWELKHHSLLVFCPNVCLIIAYVLWWWIEGSTEEVVSCSVLFLSRFFLLSAVVPDNDKFPEFLIRTSFYVETLVAAGIFNFGLIYERWNYVRELKAGLIVTGLIATFLLIFFLAGLCYFKETRRHRMIRTTLILCLDPFYFLILLIVSRSRNKSQILTALVAQLVQLVLLALMVLLALEPLLKYILSSFNTNMRGRHRLQVSDKSKRICKVFLVLAHLVLCAFFLNFYCQDLKNYEGTAGLLSVLVLLQILSLCEILDRVFEPKFAEKPRRILYMSGTVGLCAVNSITLATELIMKAERGERTVEDLRLVVFPFECFLLCGCLALCVYYMRGEILCCGGSRQQSQTRVEQEEMLDVSRDQMILQPQIRPSTVSSAEDLPGRSSPGQGLESSGDTLLLQGLQGKLKEEEQLKIG